In Streptomyces sp. NBC_00683, the DNA window GGATGAACCAGTCCAGTGCCTCGCAGATCGCCTCGCTGTGCTTGGCGAAGACAGCGAGCGGGAACGAGGGACGCAGCTCCAGCTTGGCCTCGGAGAGGTCGATGCCGTCGATCTTGTTGAGTCGCTGCAGCAGCTCGCGTCGCTGTTCTGTGTCATCGAACGGGGCACGGTCCTTGAGGTACTGGAAGACGACCTCGACCGTTCCGCTGACCGGGTAGAGGCCGAGCGGCCAGATCAGGTGGGGGTGAGTGCTCGTACCGGCGTCGAGCATGGGGAAGCAGCTCGTCTCCTCGTGGCGCCCGTAAGTGAGATAGCCGCCTTGGTGACGCCAGAAGTCGAGGGTCGTAGTCACTCCGGCCGAGGCCTCCGGCCAGTGCTCCTGCAACTGGCTGCGGAAACGCCCGGCCGCCTCGGTGTTCTCGCCGTCCGGCAGAGGATCGTGCGCGGTCTGCTGGGTGACGTCCTTGCCCAGCAGCGTCGCCAGTTCGGCGGCTGTCAGGCGCTGGGACGTGTGGGCGCGGCCGTAACGGTCGAATCGGATGCCCTCGCTTTCGAGCACGTCCTGGGGCGGCAGCCGGTCGCTGCCTTCTGCCCAGCGGAATCCGGCCGAGACTTTGCCCTCGGAACTCAGCACGCGATAGGCGCCGATCACCGTGGGATTGGCCGACAGATAGGCCCCGACAGGTACCGGATGGCTGCCGATGAGCTCGGCGACATCGCCGTACGCCGTCCACGTTCCGCTGGGCATCGCGACCAGTGCCGCCCGCAGCTCCGTCCAGCTCGACGACTCCTCACCGACTGAACGGAATCCGCCGATCGGGCCGGGCCACAGCTCCACGGCACGCTCCCAGAGGTGGTCGGCGCGGGCCATGATCTCCGCCTTGCCCCAGCGCTTCGACGAGGCGATCTCCTGATTCATCCGCAGCGCGCTGGCGTCGAGGATCTGCTGCTTGCGCTGGAAGGGGTGGTTGGAGAGTTTGGAGTTGTCGCCTGTCAGGGTCAGGTTGCCGAGGGTATGGACCAGCAGGTCGTGCAGCTCCTGAGGAGACTGGCCCTCCTCCGTCTCGTCGGAGAGAAGGTCGAACCACGCCTGCGCCGGCCGCTGGGGGAGGACATGCTCGACCGTGAGTGACGCTTTGGCGAAGTCGACTGGCTCGGTGGGGGAGTAGCTCTCCTCCAGGCGGCGCAGGATGTAACTGCGCTGCAGGGGGCGTCCGCCCCAGTAGAAGGGCTTGCTGCGGACCGCTGCCCGCAGCTCTTCGTCGCTCGGCCACCGGCGGCGCTTCCCCGACAGGAAGCGCCGGACCGCCTCGGCCGCGGGACGGTCGGTCTCCAGGTCTTTCGGAGCTTCCATGAAGATGCGGTTGATCCCGGCCGTCGGTGTCTGGCAGATGAGGCGCCTGGCCAGATAGGACTCGACGTATCGCAGGGCTTCCGCCGCGTCCTCCGGGGTCGTGGCGCCCGAGTCGACGAGGTCCAGCAAATGCAGAGCCAGGGGGTAGTGCGTCTGCCCGCCCCACGCGACCAGGCGTTCCAGGGCTGAGCGCAGGGGCGTCGACCGCTCGCGGGTGGGGTCGACGATGCGGAGGAATCGCTGGGCGCGCTCCGACAGTTGGGCGATCTCGTGCTGCAGTGCCTTCTCGTCACCCGCGAGCGGCTGCAACCGCTTCTGCTGTTCGCGGTAGATCTCGCTCTGTTTCGTCTTGTAGTGACCGCGTACGACCAGGTCGAGCCAGACCAACAGCTCCAGGTTCTTGGGGCCGAGGCTCTGCTGCATGGGCAGCCACAGCTCCTGGTAGACCCGCTCGCCGCGCTGGGGCAGCAGCATGAAGACATAGTTGCGCAGCAAGTCGCTCTGGCTGAGGCCGACACCGGTGTTGTTGATCGACTCGAAGATCCGGTACACGTTGTCGCCCGGCTCAGCGGTGATCTCCACGATTGACAGCAGGCCCTTGAGGACGTTCTCCACCGCCTCCAGCCAGCACTTCGAGTCCGCCGCCGTCACCCGCCCCTCGGATAGGGCTCCGAGGAAGAACCGGTAGGCGAAGCCGATGTTGCCGCCGCCACCTGCCTGAGGGGCAGATCCGACGCACTCGGTGAACGCCTGGCGGTCCGCCTGGGTGGGCAGCAGCCGGTAGTGGTTCAGGGCCTCCTGGTACTCGTTGACAAGGATCTGGCGGTGCACCCGCTCGGCGCCCCGGGGGTCGCCCGAGTCCCTGAGCTGATCGCGGAGCGCGGTGAATGCCAGCATCAGCGTGGTGAGACGCTGCTGGCCATCCACGACCAGCCACTTCTGCACTCCGCCGGCCTGGATCTGTCCCGGCGCGAGAACGACGGAGCCAAGGAAGTGCGGTGCCGCAGCCTCACCCGCCCGGTGCTGCTCTACGAGCTCGCTCACGTCCTCCCAGAGCCGCAGAAGCTGATCCCGGCCCCAGCTGTATGTCCGCTGGTAGAGCGGGACCTGGAACTGCTTCTCCCCCTGGATAAGGTTGAGAAAGGTGATCTCCTGCGCGCGCATGCGCATCCTTTCCTGCCGTGGACCGGCAGATGTGTCGAGCGCTTCAACGTGCCGAGTAGTGCTTCGCCAGGTGCACGAGCTCGCGTGTCCACAGCTCGGTCTCGTCACCGGAGCGTGAGAAAGGGGCGCGGCGAGCGAGCTGGAAAAAGCCCCCGGACGGCCATGCCGTGGACTTGAGTACGACGAGGGCGGACAGCATGGGCAGACACCCATCAGGGCTCTCCCGCAAGGACGCGTCCTCCAGCAGGTAGGACATCGGCCCACGGTGTGCAGGGACATCGTGTCCCTGCACGTCCAGTTCGGCGCTGAGTGCGCTGTACGTGAGGGGCTCGGCACCGGTGGCAGCACGCGCTTGCAGGATCCGGACCATGACATCCAGGGCCTGCTCGAACTCCGGCGTGTTCCTCTTCATGCGCCCTCCCCAGGACTACGACTGACACGGTAATGGATCAGAGTGGTGGTGCGTGACGGTTCATGTACGCAGGGTGCGCTTGCGTCCGCCGAGTGGGTCCCGCGGTCATGCACTCGTGCTCGCGCCCACGGTGGCCGAATGGTTCGACACCTTGGGCATCGTCTCGTTGGGGGAGCGGCGCAGCAGCTTCATGCTGCGGCCCTCGACCCAAGCATTCCAGGACTTGAGGTAGTACAGGAGGTGCTCGCGGGAGTCGTCGCGGCGTCGATGTGCCTTACCGCTGGCCAGGCTGAGCATCGTGTTGCGCAGGGTGAGACGCGGGTCGCCGGACTCCAGCAGCGCGCCCGTGATGATGCCGTCCCGCCACGCGGTCTGGTCGATGTCGGGGCGTGTCCCTGTGGTGACGTACCAGCCGATGGTTGCTGCCGTGACAGTGATGCGGCAGGCGCGACTGAGTGCGATGCCGTGCTGGAGCGCGTCGCGGATGCCGGGGTGCTTGTCCAGCATCACCAGCAGCTGGTCGTTGCTGGTGGTCGACGATCCGCCGCTCCAGGCGGAGTTCGGGACGTGCAGATAGAGGTGGAGCCCGCGCAAGGCTGCCGCGAGGTGTGTGGCGTTGGTCTCGCCGACGAGTGCGAGCGTGTCCCGGCCGGTGCGCTTGCGGCCGGTGTCCATGACTGTGAACGCAGTGCGGGGCACCCCGTGTGTGACGGTCAGCGGCACCGCGATACCTGCCTTGGCGATCGCTGCGAGTCGGTGCTGGCCGTCGATCAGCACGTCGTCCTCGTCGAAGGCGATGCCCTGGTGCGTGAGCTGCCATTCGCCGCGCTGGATCTGGGCGGCAAGCTG includes these proteins:
- a CDS encoding GmrSD restriction endonuclease domain-containing protein codes for the protein MRAQEITFLNLIQGEKQFQVPLYQRTYSWGRDQLLRLWEDVSELVEQHRAGEAAAPHFLGSVVLAPGQIQAGGVQKWLVVDGQQRLTTLMLAFTALRDQLRDSGDPRGAERVHRQILVNEYQEALNHYRLLPTQADRQAFTECVGSAPQAGGGGNIGFAYRFFLGALSEGRVTAADSKCWLEAVENVLKGLLSIVEITAEPGDNVYRIFESINNTGVGLSQSDLLRNYVFMLLPQRGERVYQELWLPMQQSLGPKNLELLVWLDLVVRGHYKTKQSEIYREQQKRLQPLAGDEKALQHEIAQLSERAQRFLRIVDPTRERSTPLRSALERLVAWGGQTHYPLALHLLDLVDSGATTPEDAAEALRYVESYLARRLICQTPTAGINRIFMEAPKDLETDRPAAEAVRRFLSGKRRRWPSDEELRAAVRSKPFYWGGRPLQRSYILRRLEESYSPTEPVDFAKASLTVEHVLPQRPAQAWFDLLSDETEEGQSPQELHDLLVHTLGNLTLTGDNSKLSNHPFQRKQQILDASALRMNQEIASSKRWGKAEIMARADHLWERAVELWPGPIGGFRSVGEESSSWTELRAALVAMPSGTWTAYGDVAELIGSHPVPVGAYLSANPTVIGAYRVLSSEGKVSAGFRWAEGSDRLPPQDVLESEGIRFDRYGRAHTSQRLTAAELATLLGKDVTQQTAHDPLPDGENTEAAGRFRSQLQEHWPEASAGVTTTLDFWRHQGGYLTYGRHEETSCFPMLDAGTSTHPHLIWPLGLYPVSGTVEVVFQYLKDRAPFDDTEQRRELLQRLNKIDGIDLSEAKLELRPSFPLAVFAKHSEAICEALDWFIHTAALDLARRV